The Chamaesiphon minutus PCC 6605 DNA window CTCGATCGCCTCTGGGGTGAGGTTACCCGTCAGGGGGTCGCGATCGCCCAAACGCACGGTTTCCTTCTCACGAGCGATCGTACTAAAGGCTGGTAACGAGGTGACTATCCGCACTATCACCATATGAATCGAATTGGTGCCAATATCGATCGCGGCAATAATCGGATCGTTGGATGCTCGATCGCCATCGATCGTGGCTGAAGCTTCTAATACCACATTTACCATAGGGATTTTCAGCCAAGTGAGAGGACGATTGTTATTGTAGATAAGTCAATTGTGAAAACACTACCAACAGAATCTAATTTACCTTGATGGCGGACTTTGATACAAGCGTTACTAATCCATTACAATCTGTTTTTTACTCTGCCAACGAGCGCAATCATGCGGCGATCGCTCGAATCCAGAAATTATCCATTTACAGATCCGCCGATCTCAACCTCGAATCGAGTGGATTTGTTCCGCTCCAGCACTGCGTTTATTAGGGATTGGCACTTGGCTGTTTGTTAAATGCCACTTGAATAGCCAGTAGAATCAACCCGATTGCAATAATCCCAAATACTGCCGCACCCAAGGCTGTAGAACCCACAACCAGAGTGCGCAACGCCGTGGCAATATTTACTGCCATATTAGTCTTTTGAACCATCGGTTTGGTGGCAAACGTCGTGGCAATCTTACTAGTCATCATATACATCGCGATCGACATTGCGCCAGCAATCAGCGAACCAGTCAAACAACGCAAGGGACTGGGGAGAGTGGTTTCGGGAGGGGTAGTCATTTTGGATTTTGGATTTTGGATTGAATACTGGTTATTAAAGTTGAGTAGCTGACAAGCAATGTGTTAGAAAAAGACAATTGGTATTTTTACCTTTAACCTTTAACCTTTCCCCCTTCCTACACTAAAATTTCTCCCATACTCACTAAACCACCCTGACGCCTCGATCGCAAAATTGAGTGACAAATAACTCTAAATCTGGATCGGAAAGAGCGGCACGGACTTGATGATAGATGGTATCAGCTTGCTCCCGCGAGGCTGCTAAACTAAATACCGTTGGCCCCGAACCAGACATCATCGTCCCTAAGTTGGGATGACGTTGAAATTCTGCCCGTAATTCGCCCACTTGTGGATAAGCAGGCAATACCACTTTTTCTAGATCGTTATACAAACGCTGTCCAATTTTAACGGCATCTTTAGCCGCGATCGCGCGAACTAAGTCTCCAGAATGTACGCGA harbors:
- a CDS encoding DUF3082 domain-containing protein, which encodes MTTPPETTLPSPLRCLTGSLIAGAMSIAMYMMTSKIATTFATKPMVQKTNMAVNIATALRTLVVGSTALGAAVFGIIAIGLILLAIQVAFNKQPSANP